The proteins below are encoded in one region of Garra rufa chromosome 12, GarRuf1.0, whole genome shotgun sequence:
- the LOC141346280 gene encoding uncharacterized protein — protein sequence MMEKNEPPVSPSSPSPSVLQHVIPARMSSPDANASREAESRTDATPSAAEPEATGAEMDQATTPRQSSPVTSTDSGAERVSSSSSSSTSLPPNIPVISLAHSKPPMPPLSMLTALHPAPHLPHGPAELRLAQLSSLSGAGPAAALLPPPFLQTHPFISSSFLGPSGSFGIFGNARMKRRPSTHFEVDLNDGPPQKLARRVFTNSRERWRQQNVNGAFSELRKLIPTHPPDKKLSKNEILRLAMKYIDFLVQLLNDQTSDQTRKGTTEVAAEGREEDGKKDGSEALGNGGSPSRKNRDSTDSVTVLTGSSGSSCYGDTDSEDSTGPRTCGVETKHGGITEKVQEQILTVTASSYQR from the exons ATGATGGAGAAGAACGAGCCGCCCGTCTCGCCGTCCTCACCGTCTCCGTCTGTCCTCCAGCACGTCATTCCTGCTCGCATGAGTTCCCCTGACGCTAATGCGTCTCGTGAAGCAGAGAGCCGTACGGACGCGACACCCAGCGCAGCCGAACCAGAGGCCACGGGAGCCGAGATGGATCAGGCGACAACACCTCGACAGAGCTCCCCCGTCACATCCACGGACTCGGGTGCTGAACGCGTGTCCTCATCCTCGTCCTCCTCGACGTCCCTCCCGCCCAACATCCCGGTCATCAGCCTGGCTCACAGCAAACCCCCCATGCCTCCCCTCTCCATGCTGACGGCCCTGCACCCCGCTCCGCATCTCCCTCACGGCCCCGCGGAGCTGCGACTGGCGCAACTTTCCTCGCTGTCTGGCGCCGGACCCGCCGCGGCCCTCCTGCCTCCGCCCTTCCTGCAGACGCACCCCTTCATCAGCAG CTCTTTCCTCGGACCATCTGGAAGCTTCGGGATCTTCGGTAACGCTCGAATGAAGAGACGCCCATCCACGCACTTCGAAGTGGACCTCAATGACG GTCCTCCTCAGAAGTTGGCTCGGCGCGTCTTCACCAACAGCCGCGAGCGCTGGCGGCAACAGAATGTCAACGGCGCTTTCTCTGAGCTCCGCAAACTCATCCCGACCCATCCGCCCGACAAGAAGCTCAGCAAGAACGAGATCCTGCGCCTCGCCATGAAGTACATCGACTTCCTCGTCCAGCTGCTGAACGACCAGACGAGCGATCAGACGCGGAAAGGCACGACGGAGGTTGCGGCGGAGGGACGGGAGGAGGACGGGAAGAAGGACGGAAGCGAGGCTTTGGGAAACGGCGGCTCCCCGTCCCGTAAAAACAGAGACTCCACGGACTCCGTGACGGTGCTGACGGGGTCGTCCGGCTCCAGTTGTTACGGCGACACGGACAGCGAGGACAGCACGGGGCCGCGGACCTGCGGCGTGGAGACGAAACACGGCGGGATCACGGAGAAGGTTCAGGAACAGATACTGACGGTCACAGCGAGCAGCTACCAGCGGTGA
- the LOC141346671 gene encoding cyclic AMP-dependent transcription factor ATF-4-like, whose amino-acid sequence MSLVSQMSLEDMGALFLGPSSLMADPFGPLLDEDEESALSEGSSSPLSSSYAESSSSLSPLSPSRPASVGCKSELLSLSWTPALLTAQTESEQSKGDAFSGMDWMTEKLDLNDFDLDSLIGSCDSDEPPSSPEELLACLDTDMDLDLDSLPFDSSELGLPLPPLPLDLPLPEPADGPQEPVEVKSEPPSPARSLDPTYTLELGSEVSVIQSAEIMLTPSHIVLLLAPKEEASSDPSDSDSGISVSGSPLHQSDPEPSPKPAGSSRTKPYSKPDPDATPAPTSRVKAPGAPKVVEKKLKKMEQNKTAATRYRQKKRSEQETLNSECSELEKRNRELQEKADSISREIQYLKDLMEEVRSSKNRRSKAKAQESVSSG is encoded by the exons ATGTCCTTGGTGTCTCAGATGAGTTTGGAGGACATGGGGGCCCTGTTCCTGGGGCCCTCATCTCTGATGGCTGACCCCTTTGGGCCCCTTCTGGACGAAGATGAGGAGAGTGCTCTATCAGAGGGGTCGTCTTCGCCCCTCTCCTCTTCCTACGCTGAATCTTCCTCCTCTCTCTCGCCCCTCTCTCCCTCTCGTCCCGCTTCTGTAGGGTGTAAGTCAGAGCTGCTGTCGCTCTCCTGGACGCCTGCGCTGCTCACCGCGCAAACGGAGTCCGAGCAGAGCAAAG GCGATGCGTTTTCTGGCATGGATTGGATGACGGAGAAGTTAGACCTGAATGACTTTGACCTGGATTCTCTCATCGGATCGTGCGATTCAGACGAGCCTCCCAGTTCCCCAGAGGAGCTGCTGGCCTGTCTGGACACCGACATGGATCTGGACCTGGATTCGCTCCCGTTCGACTCGTCGGAGCTGGGTCTGCCGCTGCCTCCTCTGCCCCTCGACCTTCCTCTCCCGGAACCGGCGGACGGGCCTCAGGAGCCCGTGGAGGTCAAATCCGAGCCTCCGTCTCCGGCGCGGTCTCTTGATCCGACCTACACGCTGGAGCTGGGCAGCGAGGTGTCTGTGATCCAGTCCGCAGAAATCATGCTGACTCCATCCCACATCGTGCTCCTGCTGGCTCCTAAAGAGGAGGCGAGCAGCGATCCATCCGACAGCGATAGCGGGATCTCCGTCTCCGGATCTCCACTTCACCAATCAGATCCCGAACCCTCACCGAAGCCCGCGGGCTCCTCCAGAACCAAACCCTACTCCAAACCCGACCCGGACGCCACGCCGGCCCCCACGAGCCGCGTAAAGGCCCCCGGCGCTCCTAAAGTGGTGGAGAAGAAACTGAAGAAGATGGAGCAGAACAAAACGGCAGCGACTCGTTACCGGCAGAAGAAACGCAGCGAGCAGGAGACGCTGAACTCCGAGTGCTCCGAGCTGGAGAAGAGAAACCGCGAGCTCCAAGAAAAAGCCGATTCCATCAGCCGAGAGATCCAGTATCTGAAAGATCTCATGGAGGAAGTTCGGTCCTCTAAAAACCGCAGGAGCAAAGCCAAAGCCCAGGAATCCGTCAGCTCTGGTTAG